A part of Cataglyphis hispanica isolate Lineage 1 chromosome 7, ULB_Chis1_1.0, whole genome shotgun sequence genomic DNA contains:
- the LOC126850773 gene encoding alpha-protein kinase 1-like gives MEAEDHLAREYVQEFVLDHLDPADVKREVRMDSPTVMVNSSVVQLPGQMQPQSLTLAPLTPPAHELEQPHPLYGQPHIQVQHGVLVKAPPVAAAHLTTLSHPGTPPDTPPVSASPPPLQLHRGDRDARDIRDRGGILLQLQQPPAALVQDEIQVSTGGMGWLTQSLRQEPLDLRPHCPQEQTPEPHHESWSAAPAHHHFQELQHLPRPTRHASGYLAMSNHLEYYSGPNAGGGMLPASGNVMQGMEDSMQGISMQPGRPLSVCSVSSCGTSGRNPAHRVSNGLYSNCNGSNPQDELMDDDLLVSLSVRELNKRLHGSPREQVVRLKQKRRTLKNRGYAQNCRSKRLQQRQDLETTNRNLQNELQRIKIELARLQQERDLYKQRYEMLRARQSHHHNHNHNHHQQQTLQQQQQQQQQQHQTQNQQSHPQQQQQQHQPAPASPEVYL, from the exons ATGGAAGCTGAGGACCATCTAGCAAGAGAATACGTGCAGGAGTTTGTTCTCGATCATCTAGATCCCGCCGACGTCAAACGAGAG GTGCGAATGGATTCGCCAACGGTGATGGTTAACAGTAGCGTAGTGCAGCTCCCGGGGCAGATGCAGCCGCAAAGTCTGACCCTGGCGCCGCTTACGCCGCCCGCGCACGAATTGGAGCAGCCGCATCCATTGTACGGTCAGCCCCACATTCAGGTGCAGCATGGGGTTCTGGTGAAGGCACCGCCGGTCGCCGCCGCACATCTCACCACGCTGTCGCATCCGGGGACGCCGCCGGACACGCCGCCCGTCTCGGcctcgccgccgccgctgcaGCTCCACCGCGGCGACCGGGATGCGCGCGATATTCGCGATCGCGGTGGCATATTGCTGCAGCTGCAGCAGCCGCCGGCGGCGCTGGTCCAGGACGAGATACAAGTGAGCACGGGCGGCATGGGCTGGCTGACGCAATCTTTGAGGCAGGAACCGCTGGACCTGAGACCTCATTGTCCTCAAGAGCAAACTCCGGAACCCCATCATGAGTCCTGGTCGGCCGCGCCAGCGCATCATCATTTCCAAGAGCTGCAGCATCTACCGCGTCCCACCAGGCACGCAA GTGGATACCTGGCGATGTCGAATCATCTGGAATATTACAGCGGTCCGAATGCAGGAGGAGGAATGCTTCCCGCGAGCGGGAATGTGATGCAGGGAATGGAGGACAGCATGCAGGGGATATCGATGCAGCCTGGTAGACCATTAAGTGTCTGTTCTGTGAGTTCTTGCGGTACTAGTGGACGCAATCCGGCTCACCGGGTGAGCAATGGCCTGTACTCCAATTGCAATGGCTCGAATCCTCAGGATGAACTCATGGATGATGATCTCCTTGTGTCGCTCTCGGTGCGCGAGCTCAACAAACGCCTCCATGGTTCTCCGCGGGAACAG GTCGTGCGACTGAAGCAGAAGCGGCGGACGCTGAAGAATCGCGGTTATGCTCAAAACTGTCGGAGCAAACGATTGCAACAACGCCAGGATCTCGAGACAACTAATCGGAATTTGCAGAACGAGCTTCAGCGCATAAAGATCGAACTGGCGCGGCTTCAGCAGGAGCGTGATCTTTACAAGCAGAGATATGAGATGTTGAGAGCGCGACAAAGTCACCATCATAATCACAACCATAACCATCATCAACAGCAAACATTgcaacaacagcaacaacagcaacagcagcaacatCAAACCCAAAATCAACAGTCGCATccgcagcaacaacaacagcaacatCAACCAGCACCCGCGAGTCCCGAAGTTTATCTGTGA